The Bacillota bacterium sequence TTGGCGAGATTCATAGGCAGCTACGATACAAGAGCGAGTGGTACGGCGGCGTCTTGGTGAAAGTTGACCGGTTCTTTCCGTCAAGTAGCCTGTGTCTTAAGTGTGGGACTATTAAGGATGACTTGACGCTGAATAACCGAACATTTGTTTGTGAGTGCGGTTACACCGCAGGCAGAGATTGGAATGCTGCCTTTAACATTGAGGCGGAAGCGTTAAGAATCCATACTGGCCGGAGTGGGTTCACGGACAGTCTAAACGGGCGTGGACAGGATGTAAGACTTTTCGGAGCAATCCTGGATGAAGCGTCAAAATTGGCCGAAGAGAGGCGGCCTTCCAAACTTGCGATTTAGGTAGGTTTGGTAAACCAGGTGCAGCGGTGTAAGCAAGCGGCAGATGTCCCCGTTGAGGAGGAACAGCACAAGCCTTCGCAAAACCTCCTCTACTTCGCCAC is a genomic window containing:
- a CDS encoding transposase; the protein is GEIHRQLRYKSEWYGGVLVKVDRFFPSSSLCLKCGTIKDDLTLNNRTFVCECGYTAGRDWNAAFNIEAEALRIHTGRSGFTDSLNGRGQDVRLFGAILDEASKLAEERRPSKLAI